A stretch of the Vidua chalybeata isolate OUT-0048 chromosome Z, bVidCha1 merged haplotype, whole genome shotgun sequence genome encodes the following:
- the DIRAS2 gene encoding GTP-binding protein Di-Ras2, whose amino-acid sequence MPEQSNDYRVVVFGAGGVGKSSLVLRFVKGTFRESYIPTIEDTYRQVISCDKSICTLQITDTTGSHQFPAMQRLSISKGHAFILVYSITSRQSLEELKPIYEQICQIKGDIESIPIMLVGNKNDENQNREVESSEGEAMAKKWKCAFMETSAKTNHNVKELFQELLNLEKRRTVSLQIDGKKSKQQKRKEKLKGKCVVM is encoded by the coding sequence atgCCTGAGCAAAGCAATGATTATAGGGTAGTTGTGTTTGGAGCTGGAGGAGTGGGAAAAAGTTCTTTGGTCTTGAGATTTGTGAAGGGCACTTTCAGGGAGAGCTACATCCCTACCATTGAAGACACCTATCGGCAGGTGATCAGCTGTGATAAGAGCATATGCACTTTGCAGATAACTGACACCACAGGGAGCCATCAATTTCCAGCCATGCAACGCCTCTCTATTTCTAAAGgacatgcttttattttggtttacTCTATCACCAGCCGACAGTCCTTGGAGGAACTCAAGCCAATCTACGAACAAATATGTCAGATTAAAGGAGACATAGAAAGCATTCCAATAATGCTGGTGGGAAACAAAAATGATGAGAACCAAAATCGAGAGGTAGAAAGCAGTGAAGGAGAAGCCATGGCGAAGAAGTGGAAATGTGCCTTCATGGAGACCTCTGCCAAGACGAACCACAATGTGAAAGAGTTATTCCAAGAATTGCTAAACCTGGAGAAACGCAGGACTGTGAGTTTGCaaattgatggaaaaaaaagcaagcaacagaaaaggaaggagaagctgaaaggaaaatgtgtggTGATGTGA